The following coding sequences are from one Sylvia atricapilla isolate bSylAtr1 chromosome 15, bSylAtr1.pri, whole genome shotgun sequence window:
- the GSG1L gene encoding germ cell-specific gene 1-like protein isoform X1, translating into MVQDQTLLDITSITRLAPGESPNPQPLEQRDTNLAISCSSPLGARTIPASCPASLRLNLTPSSAKPQQYSDSSPVSPGINAASFSTFCPHTAQNVQASPSDHTLTPTRTSTRPPATATPEERSQAPGYSKTELKNTGKGFESDLEDPDHERRFVTTQEFQAMEKELEDVKEDLKCLKWKVRHIAETVQPLAEDSKRYNGYTLMELKAMVQFEDDPYKAAHKILTALFSDVYWPQHPATEQPCNSRSLPKPRIDPELYMVYCDILKSIFPGISSQTLREETQHVQKSTQKAVQ; encoded by the exons ATGGTTCAGGATCAAACCCTGCTGGACATCACCTCCATCACTAGATTGGCCCCAGGGGAATCACCAAACCCTCAACCACTTGAGCAAAGAGATACAAATTTAGCAATATCGTGTTCCAGCCCACTGGGAGCAAGGACTATTCCAGCATCTTGCCCAGCCAGCCTCAGGCTCAATCTAACACCCAGCTCAGCCAAGCCACAGCAATACTCTGACTCCTCTCCAGTCAGCCCAGGGATCAATGCAGCTTCCTTCTCCACCTTCTGTCCTCACACAGCACAAAACGTACAAGCTTCACCTTCAGATCACACACTGACCCCAACCAGGACAAGCACAAGGCCTCCAGCAACAGCGACTCCCGAAGAGCGTTCCCAGGCTCCTGGCTATTCTAAAACTGAACTAAAGAATACAGGAAAGGGGTTTGAATCAGATCTGGAAGATCCTGATCATGAGAG GAGATTTGTAACCACACAGGAATTCCAAGCCATGGAGAAAGAGCTAGAGGATGTAAAGGAAGACCTGAAATGCCTGAAGTGGAAGGTGAGACACATCGCGGAGACAGTGCAGCCCCTGGCCGAGGACAGCAAGAGGTACAACGGCTACACCCTGATGGAGCTCAAGGCCATGGTGCAGTTTGAGGATGACCCTTACAAGGCTGCCCACAAGATCCTCACTGCCCTCTTCAGCGATGTCTACTGGCCACAGCACCCAGCCACCGAGCAGCCCTGCAACTCCCGCTCCCTGCCCAAGCCCAGGATAGACCCGGAGCTCTACATGGTCTACTGTGACATCCTGAAAAGCATATTCCCTGGAATCAGCAGCCAGACCTTGAGGGAAGAGACACAACACGTGCAGAAAAGCACGCAGAAGGCAGTGCAGTAA